From the genome of Solanum dulcamara chromosome 12, daSolDulc1.2, whole genome shotgun sequence:
TGGTTTGCAGACTATGGTTCAGGATAATGTTGTGGATGGTCAGGGAGCCAAAATCCTGGTGACAAGAAAGCCTGAAAGCAAATACCCTGCTGTGCGCTTATCAGAGGTCCCACCTAAACAATCTGACAGTGACAAATATGAGAAGATGAAAATAGTAATACAACCAAGGCCAAGTAACACCTCTTCGAAAGATAGTGAATTGGGTGCAAAACGCAGTCAAGTAAGAACTGtggaagagagaaaagaggAGTATGACAGGGCACGTGCACGCATTTTTAATAGTCCTATTAGCTCTGAGTCAAGCGACACATTGGTTCGTGTTGCTTCTGAACTCAAGAACAGCATAgatgaggatgaatgttcaaATAGGTTACTCTTGGATATGGAGAAAAGCCTCAGCATCAGAGAAGGTGGTACTTCTTCCCGAGTTGCCATCTTTAGGGACAGGGAGAAAGAGCTGAGTGACCCTGATTATGACCGGAATTATGTTAGGTAAGTTAATTCGCCTCCTGCAACCATTTGTATTATATATCTGTATGTTCTACAATGCTTCATCTCAATTACCTTACTACTATCTTTCAAACTAAGGAGATATATGTATTTTGGCAAAAATTTCATTACCTTTCCATTCTCCTCTTTGTTATTTGATAATTAGAACATGAAATAGTGTATCTGAATATGGTACAAATTGTCTTTCAAACTGATGCAGATACGTTAAGAGTGTCCCATCTGGTCAGTGCTTTAGCGTGGCACCTTTTGATGTGCAGAAGTTTCAGCCTCCATATGTGCATTACGATGCTGTTTTTCCTCAGATGACTCAGCTGCCGAATGCTCAAGCTTCACCAAACTACAGGAACCCTGTTCTTAGCCCGTACAATGCCATGGGATTCAATCAGACCTCCAATGATGGAGTATTCATGCAGTGGCCAACCCAGAGCATGATTTATGCACATTCATATGATCAAGTTAGACATGCTTTCTTTCAGGTACTAATCAATTTCATGTCCCTTAAATGCTATTTTCCTGCCCATCTGTTCGTGTTGTTGATCTCTGTTTTATTTATCAGGTTCTATTTATTACTTTTTGACAATTTGTGTGATATCTCTCAACAACACGCAACTAAAGGGTGAATACTTATTTGCACGGGTGGTTACACCAAACCAATTCAAGTTACCATTGTTTAAGTGGTTTAATGAAGTGGAAATATATTTTAACTATTCATGGTCGTGACTAAGTAATAATTGTGTATATTCGAACACTTGTCATACATTCATCGTTTTGGTGTAAAAACCCAGTGGCGGACCAACTCAAGTTACTAATGCAATCcctcttttttttggttttgttgCAGCCTGCTTTCTGTCAGCAACCGCTAAGCTTTGGTTACTCCCAGAACCACAGTTGATGTTGAAGAAATGGTGAATGTAATTTTTGTCTCTCTTAGTGTTATCCTGGTTTAGGTTAAATGTAATAGACTCTATTAAACTTTGTGCTGCACCCTTTTGCTTTCATTT
Proteins encoded in this window:
- the LOC129876143 gene encoding uncharacterized protein LOC129876143 — protein: MNSGSSAYLSMVDPFLIEALQNPRHRLTILRMELDIQKFLQNSDVQQFEFPHFPTSYLRLAAHRVAQHYGLQTMVQDNVVDGQGAKILVTRKPESKYPAVRLSEVPPKQSDSDKYEKMKIVIQPRPSNTSSKDSELGAKRSQVRTVEERKEEYDRARARIFNSPISSESSDTLVRVASELKNSIDEDECSNRLLLDMEKSLSIREGGTSSRVAIFRDREKELSDPDYDRNYVRYVKSVPSGQCFSVAPFDVQKFQPPYVHYDAVFPQMTQLPNAQASPNYRNPVLSPYNAMGFNQTSNDGVFMQWPTQSMIYAHSYDQVRHAFFQPAFCQQPLSFGYSQNHS